A stretch of the Musa acuminata AAA Group cultivar baxijiao chromosome BXJ2-7, Cavendish_Baxijiao_AAA, whole genome shotgun sequence genome encodes the following:
- the LOC135617287 gene encoding UDP-glucuronate 4-epimerase 1-like: MMMRVLEDELFPSTPGKVKIERTHAANRQLHRCFASTSTLFLWALLLIALTASYLSFQSFVDTSSRYFTASWGGLHWERQIRASAAVRREDGIAVLVTGAAGFVGTHVSLALRRRGDGVVGLDNFNAYYDPSLKKARKALLASHGVFVVEGDVNDARLLAKLFDTVPFTHVMHLAAQAGVRYAIENPASYVHSNVAGLVTLLEACKSADPQPSVVWASSSSVYGLNDKVPFSELDGTDRPASLYAATKKAGEEITHCYNHIYGLSITGLRFFTVYGPWGRPDMAYFSFTRNILQGKPITVFRGRDGTDLARDFTYIDDVVKGCVAALDTAEASTGSGGRKRSPAQYRIYNLGNTSPVTVPALVGILERHLKVKAKKNVAEMPGNGDVPFTHANISLARAELGYKPTTNLETGLKKFVKWYLSYYGYSRRVGNKS, encoded by the coding sequence ATGATGATGAGGGTGCTCGAGGACGAGCTGTTCCCGTCGACGCCGGGGAAGGTGAAGATAGAGCGGACCCATGCGGCGAACAGGCAGCTCCACCGCTGCTTCGCCTCTACGAGCACTCTCTTCCTGTGGGCGCTCCTCCTTATCGCCCTCACTGCCTCCTACCTCAGCTTCCAGAGCTTCGTCGACACCTCCTCCCGCTACTTCACCGCCTCCTGGGGCGGCCTACACTGGGAGCGCCAGATCCGCGCCTCCGCGGCCGTTCGCCGCGAAGATGGGATCGCCGTTCTCGTCACCGGCGCCGCGGGGTTCGTCGGTACGCACGTGTCCCTCGCCCTACGGCGGCGCGGCGACGGAGTGGTCGGCCTCGATAACTTTAACGCCTATTATGATCCTTCCCTCAAGAAGGCCCGTAaggcgctgctcgcctcccacggGGTGTTCGTCGTGGAGGGCGACGTCAACGATGCCCGCCTCCTGGCCAAGCTGTTCGACACGGTGCCCTTCACCCACGTGATGCACCTCGCCGCCCAAGCCGGCGTCCGCTACGCCATCGAGAACCCGGCCTCCTACGTCCACAGCAACGTCGCCGGCCTCGTCACCCTCTTGGAAGCTTGCAAGTCCGCTGATCCCCAGCCCTCCGTCGTgtgggcctcctcctcctctgtctaCGGCCTCAATGACAAGGTCCCCTTCTCGGAGTTGGACGGCACCGACCGCCCAGCCTCCCTATACGCCGCCACCAAGAAGGCCGGTGAGGAGATCACCCATTGTTATAACCACATTTACGGCCTCTCCATCACTGGGCTTCGCTTCTTCACCGTCTACGGGCCCTGGGGCCGCCCGGACATGGCCTACTTCTCCTTCACTCGCAATATCCTCCAAGGGAAGCCCATCACAGTCTTCCGTGGCCGTGACGGCACCGATCTCGCCCGCGATTTCACCTACATCGACGACGTCGTCAAGGGGTGCGTAGCGGCGCTGGACACGGCGGAGGCGAGCACAGGCAGCGGCGGCCGGAAGCGGAGTCCGGCGCAGTACCGGATCTATAACCTGGGGAACACATCGCCGGTGACGGTGCCGGCGTTGGTGGGGATCCTCGAGCGGCACCTCAAGGTGAAGGCGAAGAAGAACGTGGCGGAGATGCCGGGCAACGGGGATGTGCCCTTCACGCACGCCAACATCAGCTTGGCGCGCGCCGAGCTCGGCTACAAGCCGACCACAAATCTGGAGACCGGGCTCAAGAAATTTGTGAAGTGGTACCTTTCTTACTACGGATACAGCCGAAGAGTAGGAAACAAGAGCTAG
- the LOC103991971 gene encoding tetraspanin-15-like has translation MAAEAAKPHPPGGTSKLVGPLAIVAYLLSLPVLAFGIWLVSTRDYDCEDLLREPNVRVSVGVGLLLVFAISNFVVYYGDRVLMPGHMVLSVALVVMLTAGLSLVGTYRMEARGLPGSPLWLRNRVMRAETWKEVKTCLYGDMICEDLAYRTIQFTSHDFSLTKLSALECVLLS, from the exons ATGGCCGCCGAGGCTGCTAAACCCCACCCCCCCGGCGGCACGAGCAAGCTGGTCGGCCCCCTCGCCATCGTCGCCTACCTGCTCTCCCTCCCGGTGCTGGCGTTCGGCATCTGGCTCGTGAGCACCCGCGACTACGACTGCGAGGACCTGCTACGGGAGCCCAACGTCCGCGTCTCCGTCGGCGTCGGCCTCCTTCTCGTGTTCGCCATCAGCAACTTCGTGGTGTACTACGGCGACAGGGTGCTGATGCCGGGCCACATGGTGCTCTCGGTGGCGCTCGTGGTGATGCTCACCGCGGGGCTGTCGCTCGTCGGCACCTACAGGATGGAGGCACGCGGCCTGCCGGGGTCGCCGCTGTGGCTCCGCAACCGCGTCATGCGAGCCGAGACGTGGAAGGAGGTCAAGACCTGCCTCTATGGCGATATGATATGCGAAGACTTGGCCTACCGAACCATCCAATTCACTTCGCATGATTTCAGCTTGACGAAGTTATCTGCACTCGAG TGCGTTTTATTATCTTGA
- the LOC135616130 gene encoding WAT1-related protein At4g30420-like, with protein sequence MGDSLLAECKPGLAMVVSQCIYAAMALSAKAAFARGMSPMVFSVYRQATAALVLAPLNITARRGKKNLIGLGLTAFFLVFVSSLVGATINQYFYYTGLSLSSSSMAMAMSNLTPAITFVIAASVGLEKVEVRSMRSMAKVFGTVTCVGGAVSMAFFKGPRLLNMEMEFHKLATLFHSASKNWIVGSLLLMGSSCCWSLWLVLQVPICRTYLDPLSLSIWMCVFSTFLSAALTFFLEPDISVWKIHSTLELSSCLFAGVFGSGVTFYLQSWTISLKGPLYSAMFNPLGTVITTISACLVLHEQLHIGSLVAAVAVVGGLYIVLWGKAKDIDPKSSCSNSQLPRVSERMTVVVDPGLRDSVYDLQKPLLGESLGTQDNQMEN encoded by the exons ATGGGCGACTCCTTGCTTGCGGAGTGCAAGCCCGGGTTGGCCATGGTGGTGTCGCAGTGCATCTACGCTGCCATGGCACTCTCAGCCAAGGCAGCGTTCGCCCGAGGCATGAGCCCCATGGTCTTTTCTGTTTACAGGCAGGCCACCGCTGCTCTTGTCTTGGCTCCCCTAAACATTACTGCAAGAAG GGGGAAGAAAAATCTGATTGGCTTGGGATTGACAGCCTTCTTCTTGGTCTTTGTTTCTTCGCTGGTTGG TGCCACCATCAACCAGTACTTCTACTACACAGGGCTGAGCTTGTCATCGTCGTCCATGGCGATGGCCATGAGCAACCTAACCCCAGCAATCACATTTGTCATTGCAGCCTCTGTTGG CTTAGAAAAAGTTGAAGTCAGGAGCATGAGGAGCATGGCTAAAGTGTTTGGGACAGTCACATGTGTTGGAGGAGCCGTTTCAATGGCGTTTTTCAAAGGTCCCAGGCTTTTAAATATGGAGATGGAGTTCCATAAATTAGCCACGCTGTTTCACTCAGCAAGCAAAAACTGGATCGTAGGATCACTTCTCCTGATGGGAAGCAGCTGCTGCTGGTCCCTGTGGCTTGTTTTGCAG GTGCCAATTTGCAGAACTTATCTGGATCCCTTATCATTATCAATATGGATGTGTGTGTTCTCCACCTTCCTATCTGCTGCTCTGACATTCTTTTTAGAACCCGACATAAGTGTATGGAAGATTCACTCAACACTGGAGCTATCATCGTGTTTGTTTGCG GGAGTTTTTGGATCTGGGGTCACCTTTTACCTACAATCTTGGACCATATCACTGAAGGGGCCGCTCTATTCTGCAATGTTCAACCCCCTCGGTACTGTCATCACTACAATCTCAGCTTGTTTGGTGCTTCATGAACAGCTCCATATTGGAAG TTTGGTGGCTGCTGTTGCTGTTGTGGGAGGGCTATACATTGTTTTGTGGGGTAAAGCCAAGGACATCGACCCCAAGAGCAGCTGCAGCAACTCACAACTGCCACGTGTTTCTGAGAGGATGACAGTAGTAGTAGATCCAGGACTGCGTGACAGTGTGTATGATCTGCAGAAACCACTGTTAGGTGAAAGCTTAGGGACTCAGGACAACCAGATGGAGAATTGA